The Flavobacteriales bacterium nucleotide sequence CAGAGGCAGGTGAATACAATCCCAATGCAAGAACCTTAATCGCTTACAATACCGATTCAAAAATTATTCCTACCGTTCGGTCCAATGGTGTATTAATGGCGCAGGTTACACCACGAGGTGGAGTGGTTTCCGGATCATCTTCCATTATGAAGTTAAATGGATGGAATTGGGAGGACGCAGCCTATAAGGCGGATGATGGTATTCACGTTAACTGGCCCAGGAATTTTCAGCAAAGAGGTTGGTGGGCCGAACCTGCAGAAGGAAGCAAAAACGATAAATACCAAATGTCGATTAACGACATCAAAAAATTTTTCGAAGAAGCAAAAGCCAATTCAGAAGATGCTGTTTCTACCAATAAAGATCTGCGATTCGAAGCTATGCGTGGATTGTTTGATGGATCAAAAACCTTGTTTGTTCATGCCAACTTTGCACGCGAAATTGCCGACGCCGTGCAGTTTATGCGCGATATGAAAATCAAAAAAATGGTCATTGTAGGAGGTTACGATTCCTGGATGCTGACCGATCTGCTTCGTGAAAATAAAGTAGCCGTTATTCTTCGTCGCATTCACGAATTGCCTTTCCGTTCAGAAGATGATATCGATTTACCATTCAAAATTCCGGCTTTATTGCAAAAAGCAGGGGTGTTGTATTGCCTGGGAAATGCCGGAGATCAGGAGGCTGCTCAAACCCGAAATCTTCCGTTTTTGGCGGGGACCATCGTTCCTTATGGTGTGGAAAAAGAAATT carries:
- a CDS encoding amidohydrolase family protein: MKLKLIIVFLLSTSLSGWTQKRSFLLMEGTAHLGNGEVINHSLIGVRDGKIVLVANSLVTRPNLSEFDTVIQIPGKHVYPGFIATDVSLGLVEVESVRATVDNAEAGEYNPNARTLIAYNTDSKIIPTVRSNGVLMAQVTPRGGVVSGSSSIMKLNGWNWEDAAYKADDGIHVNWPRNFQQRGWWAEPAEGSKNDKYQMSINDIKKFFEEAKANSEDAVSTNKDLRFEAMRGLFDGSKTLFVHANFAREIADAVQFMRDMKIKKMVIVGGYDSWMLTDLLRENKVAVILRRIHELPFRSEDDIDLPFKIPALLQKAGVLYCLGNAGDQEAAQTRNLPFLAGTIVPYGVEKEIALMSITLNAAKILGIDKWCGSLEPGKEATLFISDGDALDMRSNNVTHAWIKGEKVDLNNIQKELYSKYKTKYGK